The Balaenoptera acutorostrata chromosome 15, mBalAcu1.1, whole genome shotgun sequence genome contains a region encoding:
- the LOC103000389 gene encoding LOW QUALITY PROTEIN: interferon lambda-1-like (The sequence of the model RefSeq protein was modified relative to this genomic sequence to represent the inferred CDS: inserted 1 base in 1 codon): MAAAWVLVLVTVMLDLARAGPVPTSKPTTTGKGCHMGRFQSLSPRELEGFKKAKDALEESLSLKNWSCSPHHFPRTRDLRQPQVWERPVALEAELDLTLKVLGAVADSSSGVILDQPLHTLRHIHSELQACIPARPTAESQPXGRLHHWLCQLQEATQEESQGCLEASVTFNLFRLLIRDLRIVASGDLHI; the protein is encoded by the exons ATGGCTGCAGCTTGGGTCCTGGTGTTGGTGACTGTGATGCTGGACTTGGCCAGAGCAGGCCCTGTCCCCACGTCCAAGCCCACCACAACTGGGAAGGGCTGCCACATGGGCCGGTTCCAATCTCTGTCACCACGGGAGCTGGAGGGCTTCAAGAAAGCCAAGGATGCCTTAGAAGAGTCGCTCTCGCTGAAGAACTGGAGCTGCAGCCCTCACCACTTCCCCAGGACCCGGGACCTGAGGCAGCCGCAGGTGTGGGAGCGCCCTGTGGCCTTGGAGGCGGAGTTAGACCTGACGCTGAAGGTCCTGGGTGCTGTGGCAGACTCGTCCTCGGGGGTCATCCTGGACCAGCCGCTGCACACGCTGCGCCACATCCACTCCGAGCTTCAGGCTTGCATCCCGGCTCGGCCCACAGCAGAATCCCAGC CGGGCCGCCTCCACCACTGGCTGTGCCAGCTCCAGGAGGCCACACAGGAGGAATCCCAAGGCTGTCTCGAGGCCTCTGTCACATTCAACCTCTTCCGCCTCCTCATAAGGGACCTGAGAATTGTTGCCAGTGGAGACCTGCATATCTGA